The genomic interval CGAAGAAGCGGCTCAGCATCTCGCCGAACAGACAGATATCACCGCGCCCGGCAAAGCCGTGGCTGTCCAGCGTCACCTCAATTTGCACACCGCGTACCAGGTAGCCCTGCTCAAACCGCTCGGTTTCGCTGTGCTTCACGTCAATGATGGCTTCCAGTCGGCGGCGGTTCATCTCGCTGTCGGTCCATTCGTACAGCGCCAGGGTACCGCGCAGCACATCGGCATTATCCATCATCGACAGGAATCCGCTGCCGAGGTGACTCAGCACGCGCCAGTGGAAACGGTCCTGCGCCGGCGGATAACAGGGCAGTGTCGGCGCACACAGGTTACGCACGGCGATACTGGCCGAGGTGGTTTTCATCACCGTATCCAGCACCGTGCTCTGCAGTGCTCGTCGAGGCAACTGGCCATTAGTGCCGGTAAGCGTCAGGGACAGACTTTCGTCTTCCGGTACCGTATGGTTATCAAAGGCTTCACCGCCAAGGATAAGCCATGTGTTATGCAGGCCCGACGGGCCACGGCGCACGCGGGTGTGGTAGTAATATTCCGGCGCTTCATGACGCATCATTCCACCTTTGTGGCGGAAGCTCGAAAACGGCACGTAGGTGTGCTGGCTTGATGACATCACCGAATCCACCGCGTATATCTCGGTATGACCATCCTGCACGCGCATTGGGCGCAGCATGTATTCTGTCTGCAGGGAGTTGAGCGTCAGCGGGTCAGATTCCAGCGGGAACAGGTTAATCACCGGCACACAGTTCAGGCGCAGATGCTTTTCGGTAAAGCTGAAATCATGCTCCCAGCGCTCCGCCAGCACCACGTCAATTTCAAACCATGGGAGCTCAGCCGGAAAGACCACGGTCTCCAGCCCACGCAGCCCTGTGAACATGAATTTTTCACGGAAGGTGAAGTACTCCAGCAGCAGCTGATAGCCGCTAAAGCTGCTGCTTCCCTTCGGCCACAGGTCATCATCGTCGCCAAAACCCAGCGCGGTGAAATACCCGTCGAGCGGTCTTCTGTCCATGTTACCCGGCATCCGCAGCCAGAGACGCGCCGTGTTCATGGTAAAAACTTCATGCATGGCGCAGGCCAGCGGTGCGTCTGCGTTGAAGTAGAACGGGAGCTGGCTGAGATCGACACGGCTCCAGTCGGCCAGGTGGCTGCAGTTAAAGCGCAACGTGATGACCGAACGGCCATCCGGATCGGTCGCCAGTCGGGCACTCTCAAGCGACAATGGCTGAAGGGTAATCTCTTTGGTTGTGGTATACCGGCAACGCGTGCCCTTCTCACCGATCGGCCGGGAGTTCACCTCAAAGCCTTTGACGATGCGCATCTGCTCTTTCATCTCACGCCAGTCAGGGGTGAACTCCACCACCGACATTGACGGAATGGTACGCAGGTAATGCGGCCACAGCAGGCTGACCAGCCCTTCGGTTAGTTCAGGCAGGTCGTCATCAAGCTTCTCACGCAACCGGCCCATCAGGAAGGCAAAGCCCTCGAACAGTCGCTCCACGTACGGGTCGCGCGCCCCCGCTTTATCGAGATTGAGCATTGCCGCCTGCTCGGGGTGAGCACGGGCAAACTCTTCACCGGCTTCCAGCAGATAGCGCATTTCAGCGTCATAATAACGCAGGGTTAAATCATCCATATTTATTCTGCTTAGTAAATTGCTGCGTGTTAAACACTGAAGCAGACTCCGGGAGTCTGGCACGGGTAATCATATAAAAAAGTGAACCATCAATGTTGAGTACAGAGGGACGGTTCTATGGCATATTTTTTTGCCATGCCAGGCATCCAACCCGAAGGGATCCCCTGACATTCTGTGTAACCTTTATGCATTAAAGATGCTGTGTATCTTTCTGAAAAGATAAACATTCCCAGGACAGTTAACCCTAAGATGACAAACGTGGTTTTCAGTAATTTTTTACCTGATGCAATGGTTATCTGCTTCCCAGTAAAAATAACAGGAAATATCATCGCCAATAACGGTGAGAAAAATAAGAAAAATGCGGCAGCAAAAGTCACCCAAAAAGAGAAGTTAACGACATCGGGGTAAGAAAGGTATTCACACAACTTAAAAATACCGAGATATGAAATTCCGGCGGAAATCGCCAGGAAGAATATCACCCCGAAAAATGCAGTT from Lelliottia sp. JS-SCA-14 carries:
- the tssF gene encoding type VI secretion system baseplate subunit TssF, with translation MDDLTLRYYDAEMRYLLEAGEEFARAHPEQAAMLNLDKAGARDPYVERLFEGFAFLMGRLREKLDDDLPELTEGLVSLLWPHYLRTIPSMSVVEFTPDWREMKEQMRIVKGFEVNSRPIGEKGTRCRYTTTKEITLQPLSLESARLATDPDGRSVITLRFNCSHLADWSRVDLSQLPFYFNADAPLACAMHEVFTMNTARLWLRMPGNMDRRPLDGYFTALGFGDDDDLWPKGSSSFSGYQLLLEYFTFREKFMFTGLRGLETVVFPAELPWFEIDVVLAERWEHDFSFTEKHLRLNCVPVINLFPLESDPLTLNSLQTEYMLRPMRVQDGHTEIYAVDSVMSSSQHTYVPFSSFRHKGGMMRHEAPEYYYHTRVRRGPSGLHNTWLILGGEAFDNHTVPEDESLSLTLTGTNGQLPRRALQSTVLDTVMKTTSASIAVRNLCAPTLPCYPPAQDRFHWRVLSHLGSGFLSMMDNADVLRGTLALYEWTDSEMNRRRLEAIIDVKHSETERFEQGYLVRGVQIEVTLDSHGFAGRGDICLFGEMLSRFFALYTDIYLFNRLIIILQPTGERLEWEEKHNRRIPG